The Aliiroseovarius pelagivivens genome contains a region encoding:
- a CDS encoding Fe(3+) ABC transporter substrate-binding protein, with the protein MKSLRKLTAALTAATALTPAIASADEVNVYSFRQPELIQPLMDAFQEDTGVTVNVAFLKQGVVERLEAEGKRSPADLIMTVDISRLAGVVEAGLTQPVQSDVLESNIPAAYRDPGDQWFGLTSRARIVYASKDRVAEGEVTTYEDLADPKWNGRICTRSGTHSYTLGLVSAHLTHHDTASTKAWLEGVKANLARKPQGNDRAQVKAIWAGECDLAIGNTYYMGKMLADEEQKAWADSVNVIFPAFEGSGTHVNLSGMALAKHAPNKENAIKLMEYLSSPKAQEIYASQNFEYPIAPGTQADDVVTSWGDFTADGVNLMDVAGNRAEALKLVQQVDFDG; encoded by the coding sequence ATGAAATCCCTCCGCAAACTTACCGCTGCCCTGACTGCAGCAACCGCCCTCACCCCTGCTATCGCCAGCGCTGACGAAGTGAACGTTTATTCTTTCCGTCAGCCTGAACTGATCCAACCCCTGATGGATGCGTTCCAGGAAGACACTGGCGTCACGGTAAACGTGGCTTTCCTGAAACAAGGCGTCGTCGAACGTCTTGAGGCCGAAGGCAAACGTAGCCCCGCCGACTTGATCATGACCGTCGACATCTCGCGCTTGGCAGGTGTTGTCGAAGCTGGACTGACACAGCCGGTGCAATCGGACGTGCTGGAAAGCAACATTCCCGCTGCCTATCGCGATCCGGGTGACCAGTGGTTCGGCCTGACCTCGCGTGCACGCATCGTCTATGCCTCGAAAGACCGCGTGGCCGAGGGTGAAGTCACCACCTATGAGGACCTCGCCGACCCGAAATGGAATGGCCGCATCTGTACCCGTTCGGGCACTCACAGCTACACTCTTGGCCTTGTATCGGCCCACCTGACCCACCATGACACGGCATCGACCAAGGCTTGGTTGGAAGGTGTAAAAGCCAACCTCGCCCGAAAGCCGCAAGGCAACGACCGCGCGCAGGTAAAAGCGATCTGGGCCGGAGAATGCGACCTTGCCATCGGCAACACCTATTACATGGGCAAAATGCTGGCTGATGAAGAACAGAAAGCTTGGGCCGACAGCGTAAACGTCATTTTCCCAGCGTTCGAAGGTTCAGGCACCCATGTGAACCTGTCGGGTATGGCGCTGGCCAAACACGCGCCGAACAAGGAAAACGCCATCAAATTGATGGAATACCTGTCGTCACCGAAAGCACAAGAAATCTACGCGTCACAGAACTTTGAATACCCGATCGCGCCGGGTACTCAGGCTGACGACGTGGTTACAAGCTGGGGTGATTTCACTGCTGATGGCGTGAACCTGATGGACGTGGCAGGCAATCGCGCCGAAGCCTTGAAATTGGTTCAGCAAGTCGACTTCGACGGCTAA
- the uvrA gene encoding excinuclease ABC subunit UvrA has protein sequence MAELKEIQVRGAREHNLKSIDVDIPRDKLVVITGLSGSGKSSLAFDTIYAEGQRRYVESLSAYARQFLDMMEKPDVDHIAGLSPAISIEQKTTSKNPRSTVGTVTEIYDYLRLLFARAGTPYSPATGLPIEAQQVQDMVDRVMQMEEGTRAYLLAPIVRDRKGEYRKEFQELQKKGFQRVKVNGEMYELDQPPTLDKKYRHNIDVVVDRIVVRDGMEQRLADSFRTALDLADGIALFETAPKEGDPEIITFSENFACPESGFTIPEIEPRLFSFNAPFGACPDCDGLGKELFFDERLVVPDATLKVYDGALAPWRKGKSPYFLQTIESIAKHYEFDKNTPWKDLPAHVQQVFLYGSGEDEIKFRFDEGGRVYEVTRAFEGVIPNMERRYRETDSNWIREEFERYQNNRSCGACGGYRLRDEALAVKIGSGDKLLHVGQVVEMSIREALAWVEDAPNHLSAQKNEIARAILKEIRERLGFLNNVGLEYLSLSRNSGTLSGGESQRIRLASQIGSGLTGVLYVLDEPSIGLHQRDNDRLLITLKNLRDQGNTVIVVEHDEEAIREADFVLDIGPGAGVHGGEIIAQGTPKDIIENENSITGQYLNGTREIAVPPKRRKGNGKKITVKKATGNNLQNVTADFPLGKFVCVTGVSGGGKSTLTIETLFKTASMRLNGARQTPAPCETIKGLEHLDKVIDIDQRPIGRTPRSNPATYTGAFTPIREWFAGLPEAKTRGYKPGRFSFNVKGGRCEACQGDGVIKIEMHFLPDVYVQCETCKGARYNRETLEVQFKGKSIADVLDMTVEDAQKFFQAVPTIRDKMDALMRVGLGYIKVGQQATTLSGGEAQRVKLSKELSKRSTGRTLYILDEPTTGLHFEDVRKLLEVLHELVDQGNTVVVIEHNLDVVKTADYIIDIGPEGGDGGGKIVAKGTPEQVVQVAESHTGRYLKDLLYKT, from the coding sequence ATGGCCGAGTTGAAAGAAATACAGGTCCGCGGCGCGCGCGAGCATAATCTGAAATCTATTGACGTGGACATACCGCGTGACAAGCTTGTGGTGATCACCGGCCTGTCCGGTTCGGGCAAGTCGTCGTTGGCGTTCGATACGATCTATGCAGAAGGGCAGCGGCGTTATGTAGAAAGCCTGTCGGCCTATGCGCGCCAGTTCCTTGATATGATGGAGAAACCTGACGTGGATCACATCGCGGGTCTGTCGCCTGCGATCTCGATCGAGCAGAAGACCACGTCGAAAAACCCACGTTCTACCGTCGGCACCGTGACCGAGATCTACGACTATCTACGCCTGCTTTTTGCCCGCGCAGGGACGCCCTATTCACCCGCCACCGGTCTGCCCATCGAGGCGCAGCAGGTGCAGGATATGGTGGACCGCGTGATGCAGATGGAAGAAGGGACCCGTGCCTATCTGCTTGCCCCCATCGTGCGTGATCGGAAGGGCGAATATCGTAAAGAATTTCAAGAACTTCAGAAGAAGGGCTTCCAGCGCGTCAAAGTGAATGGCGAGATGTACGAGCTGGACCAGCCGCCGACGCTCGACAAGAAATACCGCCACAATATCGACGTTGTGGTGGATCGTATTGTCGTGCGCGATGGGATGGAGCAGCGCCTTGCCGACAGTTTCCGCACTGCATTGGATCTGGCCGACGGAATTGCCCTTTTCGAGACCGCCCCGAAAGAGGGCGATCCAGAGATCATAACCTTCTCTGAAAACTTCGCCTGTCCGGAAAGCGGCTTCACGATCCCCGAGATCGAACCACGCCTTTTCTCGTTCAACGCGCCCTTTGGCGCCTGCCCTGACTGCGACGGTTTGGGGAAAGAGCTGTTCTTTGATGAACGCCTTGTGGTGCCGGATGCAACGCTGAAAGTCTATGATGGGGCACTGGCCCCGTGGCGAAAGGGCAAGTCGCCTTATTTCCTGCAAACGATTGAATCGATTGCTAAACATTACGAGTTCGACAAGAACACCCCATGGAAAGATCTGCCTGCCCATGTGCAGCAGGTGTTCCTGTATGGGTCGGGCGAGGACGAGATCAAGTTCCGCTTTGACGAGGGCGGGCGCGTCTATGAGGTCACGCGCGCCTTCGAGGGTGTCATCCCCAACATGGAGCGGCGCTATCGTGAAACGGATTCGAATTGGATCCGCGAGGAATTTGAGCGGTATCAGAACAATCGCTCCTGTGGTGCTTGTGGCGGGTATCGTCTGCGTGACGAGGCGTTGGCGGTCAAAATTGGGTCGGGCGACAAGCTGCTTCATGTGGGGCAGGTGGTCGAGATGTCGATCCGCGAGGCCTTGGCCTGGGTCGAAGATGCTCCCAATCATCTGAGTGCTCAGAAGAACGAAATTGCACGCGCCATTCTTAAGGAAATTCGCGAGCGTCTGGGGTTCTTGAACAATGTTGGGCTGGAGTATCTGTCTCTCAGCCGAAATTCTGGCACGCTTTCCGGTGGTGAAAGCCAGCGGATCCGCTTGGCAAGCCAGATCGGTTCGGGCCTAACGGGCGTGCTCTACGTGCTGGATGAGCCTTCAATTGGTTTGCACCAACGCGACAATGACCGCCTGTTGATTACACTCAAGAACCTACGCGATCAGGGCAACACCGTGATTGTGGTCGAGCATGATGAAGAAGCCATTCGCGAGGCTGATTTCGTCTTGGATATCGGCCCCGGAGCAGGGGTGCACGGCGGCGAGATCATCGCGCAAGGCACGCCCAAGGACATCATCGAAAACGAAAATTCGATTACCGGACAATATCTTAACGGCACACGCGAGATTGCTGTGCCGCCCAAGCGGCGTAAGGGTAACGGCAAGAAGATCACCGTGAAAAAGGCCACGGGTAACAATTTGCAGAACGTGACCGCCGATTTTCCATTGGGCAAGTTCGTCTGTGTGACCGGCGTGTCGGGCGGGGGGAAATCCACGCTGACGATTGAGACGCTGTTCAAAACGGCCTCGATGCGTCTGAATGGTGCGCGCCAGACGCCGGCGCCCTGTGAAACCATCAAAGGGCTCGAGCATCTGGACAAGGTGATCGATATCGACCAACGCCCCATCGGGCGTACACCGCGATCGAACCCGGCGACCTATACCGGCGCTTTCACACCCATTCGCGAGTGGTTCGCGGGCCTTCCCGAAGCCAAGACCCGTGGCTATAAGCCCGGCCGCTTCAGTTTCAACGTGAAGGGTGGTCGCTGCGAGGCCTGTCAGGGCGATGGCGTCATCAAGATCGAGATGCACTTCCTGCCCGACGTTTATGTGCAGTGTGAAACTTGCAAAGGCGCACGCTATAACCGGGAAACGCTCGAGGTGCAGTTCAAGGGCAAATCCATCGCGGATGTGCTGGATATGACGGTCGAGGACGCGCAAAAGTTCTTCCAAGCAGTGCCGACCATCCGCGACAAGATGGATGCGCTGATGCGTGTCGGTCTGGGCTATATCAAGGTCGGCCAGCAAGCGACGACCCTGTCTGGCGGCGAGGCGCAGCGCGTGAAGCTTTCCAAAGAACTGTCGAAACGGTCGACTGGGCGAACGCTCTATATCCTCGATGAACCCACGACGGGTCTGCATTTCGAGGATGTGCGCAAACTGTTGGAAGTGCTGCATGAATTGGTGGATCAGGGGAATACGGTCGTGGTGATCGAACACAATTTGGACGTTGTGAAGACCGCCGACTACATCATCGATATCGGGCCGGAAGGTGGCGATGGCGGCGGTAAAATTGTCGCCAAAGGCACGCCAGAGCAAGTTGTGCAGGTCGCAGAAAGCCACACCGGTCGCTATCTGAAGGACCTGCTGTACAAAACATGA